A genome region from bacterium includes the following:
- a CDS encoding trypsin-like peptidase domain-containing protein, giving the protein MKKVYIMLSGRWSPILFFTLLLLPLSIGAALAAPSQMTQQRGREGRRTPIVHAVELAAPAVVNISAFQIRKRPNPFSQFNLDPAEEFFKEFFGGQNQRRRTSSLGTGVIIRSDGYILTNEHVISRATRILVHLANKRTYPARLVGADPGNDLAILKIDSKEPLPHLPMGRSDDLMIGETVIAIGNPFGLGHTVTTGVVSALGRTIGLGGPRRKRHPGDFIQTDASINPGNSGGPLLNIYGELIGINTAIFGKAQGIGFSIPINRAHRIVNDLILFGKVRRGWVGLVLQNLTSRLATHLNYPQHQGVVAAKILPMSPALQAGMKRGDILLSFGNKEIHSRQEYLNELSGYTVGSEVAIKFWRSGQILSRQIVLTEVPETLANEISRDWLGVRVGPIDGESLRNFRLSTTKGVVVTIVFEGSPAENIGIRPGDVIRKINGLETDDLGTFRQAIVRAREFPQVQLLVQRNREGYNVTLAP; this is encoded by the coding sequence ATGAAAAAAGTGTACATCATGCTTTCCGGCCGCTGGTCTCCCATCCTTTTCTTCACGCTCTTGCTACTTCCGCTCTCCATCGGCGCAGCGCTCGCCGCTCCCAGTCAAATGACCCAGCAGCGTGGGAGGGAGGGACGCCGGACGCCCATCGTCCACGCCGTCGAACTCGCCGCCCCCGCGGTGGTCAACATCAGCGCGTTTCAAATCCGAAAACGTCCCAACCCTTTTTCCCAGTTCAATCTGGACCCGGCCGAGGAATTTTTCAAGGAATTTTTCGGCGGACAGAACCAGAGAAGGCGAACCAGCAGTCTGGGAACGGGCGTCATCATCCGCTCTGACGGCTACATCCTCACAAACGAACACGTCATCTCCCGCGCAACCCGGATTCTTGTTCACCTGGCCAACAAGCGCACCTACCCGGCGCGCCTCGTGGGCGCCGATCCCGGCAACGACCTCGCCATCCTGAAAATCGACTCGAAGGAACCTCTTCCCCACCTCCCGATGGGCCGGTCCGATGATTTGATGATCGGCGAAACGGTCATCGCCATCGGCAATCCATTCGGCCTGGGCCATACGGTCACCACCGGCGTGGTCAGCGCCCTCGGACGCACCATCGGTCTCGGAGGGCCGCGCAGGAAGCGGCATCCGGGGGATTTCATCCAGACGGACGCTTCCATCAATCCGGGAAACTCGGGCGGGCCGCTGCTCAATATTTACGGCGAGCTGATCGGCATCAACACCGCCATTTTCGGGAAAGCGCAGGGAATCGGGTTCTCCATTCCCATCAACCGGGCCCACCGGATCGTGAACGATCTGATTTTGTTCGGAAAAGTGCGGAGGGGCTGGGTCGGCCTCGTCCTTCAAAACCTCACGTCCCGCCTCGCCACGCATCTAAATTATCCGCAACACCAGGGCGTGGTGGCAGCCAAAATTCTTCCCATGAGCCCGGCGCTTCAGGCGGGGATGAAACGCGGCGACATTCTTCTTTCTTTCGGCAACAAGGAGATCCACTCGCGCCAGGAATATCTGAACGAACTCTCCGGCTACACAGTGGGCTCCGAGGTCGCGATAAAATTCTGGCGAAGCGGTCAGATACTCTCGCGGCAGATCGTTCTCACGGAAGTGCCCGAGACACTGGCGAACGAAATTTCGCGCGATTGGCTGGGTGTTCGCGTGGGCCCAATCGACGGCGAATCGCTGCGTAACTTCCGGCTTTCGACGACGAAAGGCGTTGTCGTGACGATCGTTTTCGAGGGGAGCCCGGCGGAAAACATCGGCATCCGGCCGGGCGATGTCATCCGAAAGATCAACGGACTTGAGACGGACGATCTGGGCACGTTCCGGCAAGCCATCGTCCGGGCCAGGGAGTTCCCGCAAGTGCAGCTTCTGGTCCAACGGAACCGGGAAGGCTACAACGTCACGCTGGCGCCCTAG